DNA from Asticcacaulis excentricus:
GCGCGCAATCGGCACAGAGACGCTGCGGATCATCAGGAAGCCGATCAGGGCGGCAAACACTGCCGTCGCGGCCAGCGCGATCAGGATCAGGGTGGCGGCTGATCTGCCCGTGGCGATGCCCTGATTCGCGGCCTTGTTGCCTTCTTCGACCTGATAGGCGCGGTCGGCGCGGATAGCGTCGCGCAAGGTACGGGCCTGAGCCTGCATATCGTTCATAAAGAAGGTTTGTGCGCCCGCCATATCGCCTGCCGACACCATATCCAGATAGCGCTGGCTGTTGGTGCGGTAGCCCTCCATCGTGTCGTAGATCTTGTCGGCCAGCACCTGCTCGTCGCCACCGGAAATCATCGTCTTGTAGCTTTCGAGCGACCCTTCGAGGTCCTTGGACGCCTTGGCGATATTTTCGATGATCTCCGGACGCTCGGCCTCAGCGACGATCAGCAGTTGCGACTGGCGCAGGCGCATCAGTTCGAAGGTTTGCGAGGCGTCCCCCAGCGTATTGGCCGTCGGCAGCCAGTTGGAGCCCAGATCATCCACAGAGCGGTTGACGGCGTTCAACTGACTGATGCTGAACACCCCCAATCCGACCGTAGCAAACAGGATCAGGGCGAAGGCCGCGACGATACGCGCGCGAATGGTGAGATTTTTGAACATTGAGCACACGAAAACACGGGCAAGGATACAGATTATACGTTTCTCGATTTTCCGTATTAATGCTGAATGTAAGGTTAACTATAGTATAGATGAGAGTTTTAAAACGAAACGTACCATTACGTTTTCTAAAATTCGGAATATATTACCCGCGAAAATTGAGCTCCAGAAGAACATTGTTCGGATCGGCGACAAATATTTGTCGCAAAGATATACGCGCAATATCATTGGTGGCGTAGTGGAGTCCCATAACCTTAAGTTTATCTACGGTCTCCTCATAGCCGTCGCACTCAAAAGCGATATGGTGGATCGCCCCGGTCGGGTTACCGGGCACCACTTCACGCGGGATGGTGTTGTCGGTGCCAAAACGGTTTAGGTGGATCACGGCACGGTCACCGGAGTCGTAAAGCCACATGCGGTCCGCCGGGTCGCGCTCCGGCGCCGTACGTGCCTCAAGGTTCAACAGATCGGCATAGAAGGCGATGGTGCCCGCCATGTCGTGGGTTTGGATATTGAAGTGGTCGAGGCGTTTTACAGTGGTCATGGCCTCAGCTTATCGGGCCAAGGACGCAGGGGCAAATGCCAATTGCGCATCGTCAAAGGGCCGGCCTATAAAAGGCTTTTTAGCGAGGAGAGCCGCTCATGAAACGCACGCTGATCTGTCTCGGACTGATCGCCAGCTTCGCCGCCAGTGGGGCGTTGGCGCAGGTGTCTGGCGGTATAGACGGCGCGCGGATTTCGCAGGACGTAAAAGTGCTGGCCTCCGATGCTTTTGAAGGGCGCGCCCCCGGTACAGCCGGCGAAGCCAAGACCATCGCCTGGCTGAGCGAACGCTTCAAGGCGCTGGGCCTTGAGCCCGGTGGTGAAAACGGCAGCTATCTTCAGACCGTGCCACTGACCCATACGCGCCTGTCGCCGCCTTCGCTGTTGAACCTGCGCACGGCCGCAGGTACGCAGCCCCTCACCCACGAACAAGACATCTATCTGGCCACAGCCCGCCCGGTCGAGCGCCTGTCGGTCAAGGACCTGCCTATGGTCTTTGTCGGCTATGGCGTGAAGGCCCCGGAGCGTCAGCGCGACGATTTCAAGGGCGCGGACCTCAAAGGCAAGATCGCCGTCTTCCTGATCAATGATCCGGATTTCGAAGCCGCCGCCGATGAGTCGGTGGCGGGGCGTTTCGGCGGCCGGGCCATGACCTGGTACGGGCGCTGGGTCTATAAGTATGAGATTGCCGCGCGTCTGGGGGCCGCCGGCGCCCTGATCATCCACGATACGCCGGGCGCGGGCTATGGCTGGAGCACGGTCACCGCCCCGCATTCCGAAGTCTTCGACGTGGTGCGCCAACCCGATGCGCTTCAGGCCGTGCCGTTTCAGGGCTGGCTGAACGGCGCAGCGGCCGCGGACCTGTTTGGCAAAGCCGGGCTGGACCTCAAAGCCTTGCGTGTGGCGGCGCGTCGGGATGATTTCAAGCCGGTCGCCATCGGGGATGCGCGCCTGTCGATCGAGGCCGCGGTCAAGAGTGATCAGGTGCAGAGCCATAACGTCATCGCCCGCCTGCCTGGCAAAAGCCGCCCGGACGAGTCGATCCTGTACGGCGCGCACTGGGACGCCTATGGCATAGGTCCGGCGGACGCGCAGGGTCGCACCCTCCGCCCCGGTGCCAATGATGACGGGCTGGGGACCGCCGCCGTGCTGGAAGTCGCCCGTCAGTTTGTGCAGGGACCAAGGCCTGACCGCAGCGTCGTCTTTGCGCTATGGACCGCCGAAGAACGCGGCCTGCTGGGCTCGGAAACCTATGCCAGCCGCCCGACCTATCCGCTGGAAACCACGGTCGCCAATATCACGCTGGACGTGCTGCAAACGGCAGGCAAGGCAAAGGATATGGTGTTGATCGGCATGGGTCAGAACGATCTGGAAGACCGTCTGGCGACGCTGGCGCAGACTCAGGGGCGCACCCTGACCCCGGATTCCGCTCCCGAACGCGGTCTGTTCTATCGCGCCGACCACTTTTCGGTGGCCAAGCGCGGCGTGCCCACCCTGCTGATCATGGGACTGGGCGGCGGGGCCGATCTGGTCAAGGGTGGACGCGCCGCCGGAGAGCGCTGGGTCGCCGACTATACGGCCAACTGCTATCACAAGACCTGCGATGCGTGGAGCGCCGACTGGGACCTCAGCGGCGCGGTCGAAGATATCGACCTCGCCTACCGGTTGGGGCGTGATCTGGCCCATAGCCGCGACTGGCCACAATGGAAGGCGGGCTCGGAATTCCGCCCTGTGCGGGACAAGAGCGCCGGTGTGCGGAAGTAGAGCGATGTACGGAAACGGCGTTCGGCGAAGCCAAAAGTGTGAGCGGTTTTCCGCAAAAACATCGCGACAAAACAAAAATTTAGAGCGAAATGACGATTCCTCTTAAAGTCATTTTGCTCTAGTTAGCGTCGTTTCAGATCGGCCAGCATTTCCTTGCGGAGAATGGCATTCAAGCGGGTCTGATACCCCCTGCCGGACGCTTTCAGCCAATCGAGCACATCGGCATCAATGCGAACCGTCGCCTGCTGTTTGACGGGTTTGTAAAAGCGGCCACGCACAGCGTTTTTGAAAAAGTCGTCGGTCAGTGGCGGGATGTCGCTATAGTCGATGTCACTGTCCGGACGCTCGGAGAGGGCTTTGAGTTCGGCCCTTTGTTGATCTGTGAGCGGCGGAGGATTGTCGATATCCAGTTCATATCTGACGACTTTGGAAACGGTTGATTTCATATTGCTGTTTTTCATGCTTTTCGGCGCGGCGCGCAGAGATGATGCGGATAACTTCGATGACTTCGCCATGATCATCTTCTTCCCAGGTCGTATGGGCTACCGGCAACACCATATGGTCATCGACAAGACCGATTGTCTGCCAGCGCTCTTAGTAATCCGTGATGCGATCCAGTTTTGTAAGAACGTCCGGATCAAGAAAAACGCGGGTCGCCAAGGCAAAGCTGATCCCGTGCTTGCGCTTATTCGACAGAGCCTTGGCGTCATCCCATTCGAAGCGTAGCCTGGTCATATTGTAACTACAAAATTGCAACTACACAATATCAATGCGCCTCGTCCCAGTTGTCGGCTGCCTTGGCTTCGACCTCCAGCGGCACGGAGATGTCGAGCGCCGGTAGGGCCGCGTGTTTCATCACCTTGACGATCACCGCCTTGGCCGCCTCGACCTCGGCTTCGGGGGCCTCGAAAATCAGTTCGTCGTGCACCTGAAGCAGCATGGTGGTGGTCAGGCCCGCCGCTTCGAGCGCGCCCGGCATACGGATCATGGCGCGGCGGATGATGTCGGCGGCGGTGCCCTGAATGGGCGCATTGATCGCCGCGCGCTCGGCAAAGGCGCGCTGGCCCGCCGACTTGGCGTGGATGTCGGGGATGTGGATGCGCCGGCCGAAGATGGTTTCGACATAGCCCGTCGCCTTCACCTGGTCTTTCGCTGCGTCCATATAGGCCTTGATGCCGGGGAAGCGCTCGAAATAGGTCTTGATGTAGCGACCGGCCTCCTGATTGTCGATGCCGAGCTGATTGCCCAGACCAAAGGCCGAAATGCCGTAGATAATGCCGAAATTGATAGCCTTGGCGCGGCGGCGCACTTCGGACGGCATACCTTCGACCGGCACGCCAAACATTTCCGAGGCCGTCAGGGCGTGGATGTCAATGCCGTCCTGAAACGCCTTTTTGAGCTGGCCGATGTCACCGATATGGGCCAGCAGGCGCAGCTCAATCTGCGAGTAGTCGGCCGAGATCAGCTTATGCCCCGGACGCGCCACGAAGGCGGTGCGGATCTTGCGCCCTTCCGGCGTGCGGATCGGGATGTTTTGCAGGTTGGGTTCGTTGGACGACAGGCGGCCCGTCGTAGTTGACGCCAGTTGGTAGGAGGTATGGATGCGGTGCGTCTTCGGATCGGCATATTCGACCAAAGCATCCGTATAGGTGCCTTTCAGCTTGGCCATCTGCCGGTAATCAAGCAGCAGGCGGGCCAGACGCTGGCCCTGATCGTGCGTGCCCTTTTCGGCGATCTCTTCCAGCACCTTGACGTCGGTCGCCCACTGCCCCGTCGCGGTCTTCTTGCCGCCCGGCAGGGCCATTTCATCGAAGAAGATGGCCCCCAGTTGTTGCGGCGAATTGAGATTGAACGGATGGCCGGCCACCGTGTGCGCCTCGGCCTCGATCTCGCCCATACGCACGCCAAAGTCCTGCGACAGAAGGCGCAGCACCTGCGGGTCGATGCGCACGCCCGCCAGTTCCATGTCCGACAGAACCGTCGGCATGGCGCGTTCCAGCGTCTCATAGACGGTCAGAAGCCGCTTTTGCGCCAGTTGCGGCTTGAGCACATGCCACAAACGCAGCGTGATGTCGGCGTCTTCGGCGGCGTATTCGGTAGCGGGTTTCAGATCGACGAATTTGAACGATTTGGCGCTCTTGCCCGTGCCAGCCACCTGCTTGAACGGGATGGGCGTGTGGCCCAGATGCAGCTCCGACAGCTCATCCATGCCGTGCCCGTGCAGGCCGCCTTCGAGCACGTAGGAGATCAGCAGGGTGTCGTCATAAGGCGCGACACGGATGCCATAGCGCGCAAAGACCGACAGGTCGTATTTGATATTCTGCCCCACCTTGAGCACCGTCGGGTCTTCGAGCAGCGGCTTCAGTTCGGCCAGCGCCTCACCCAGAGCGATCTGTTTCAACTCATCCCCGGACAGGGCCAGACCGCCGTCGTCCGACTGATGCGCCAGCGGGATATAGACCCCCGACCCCGGCGCGCAGCTCAGAGAAACGCCGACCAGACCCGACGCCGTAGCCGACAGCGAGTCGGTTTCCGTATCGACGGCAAACACACCTGCCGCGCGGCATTGCGCCAGATAGGCCTTCAGCGCCTCTATGTCCTGAACACACTGATAGGCGCTGTAATCGACCGGCGTCAGCAGCGCTTCAGGGGTGGCCGGGCGCGGCGCGCTCACCTGAGTCGTGGTGCCGAACAGGGGCTTGGACACAGGCGCCGTGAGGTCGCGCGGGGTGGCCTGTGCCGTTTCGAGCGTCGCCAGCGACCCACCGACGCGACGCGCCAGAGAGGTGAACTCCATCTCGGCCAGAAACGCCCCCAGTTCGGCCGCATTGGGGTCTTTCAGAGCAAATTCCTCGATGGGGCACGGCGGCGGCACATCACAGCGCAGACGCACCAGCTCACGCGACATCAGGATCTGATCGCGGAAGTCGGTCAGGGCCTCGCGGCGCTTGGGTTGTTTGATCTCATGCGCACGCTCAAGCAAGGCATCGAGCGAGCCGTATTCGAGGATAAGCTGAGCCGCGGTCTTGATGCCGATGCCGGGCGCACCGGGGACGTTATCGGTGGAATCGCCGATCAGGGCCTGCGCATCGACGACCAGCTCCGGCGGCACGCCGAACTTTTCGATCACCTGCTCGCGCCCCACGTGCGTGCCCTTGACCGGATCGAGCATGGAAACGTGATCGTTGACCAGTTGCATCAGGTCCTTGTCGGACGAGATGATGGTGACTTCAAAGCCCTGCTCGACGGCCAGACGGGCATAGGTGCAGATCAGGTCATCGGCTTCAAAGCCCAGAAGCTCGACATTGTGGATGCCAAAGGCCTTCGTCGCCTGACGGATCAGGGGGAATTGCGGGATCAGGTCTTCGGGGGGCGGCGGGCGGTGCGCCTTATACTGATCATAGAGGTCGTTGCGGAAGGTGTGCGCCCCGGCGTCAAAAATAACCGCCAGATGCGACGGCGCATCGTCACCGCGGTTCTCTTTGATGAGCTTATACAGCATGTTGCAAAAGCCCGACACGGCCCCGACCGGCAGGCCATCGGACTTGCGCGTCAGGGGCGGCAGGCCGTGATAGGCGCGGAAGATATAGCCGGAACCGTCGATCAGGACGAGGCGTTTGGGGGACATGAGGGCTCGCTTCAAGAAGGGTGTGCAGGCTTCATAAAGCCATCCGCGCACGATGCCAATTCAAACCGTCAAATTGCGGCAGCAGGCTAGATCATTATGATTTCTGGTAGAAATATAATGATCTAGATGTTTAGTCCCTCGCCGGGCGGCGGCTTCGCCACCTTGGCCGCCGCCTCAATGGCAGCTTGAGCGGAATGATTCCACTAGAGCGATGTGCGGAAACGAAGTTCGGCGAAGCCAAAAGTGTGAGCGATTTTCCGCAAAAACATCGCGATAAAACAAAAATGTAGAGCGAAATGGCGTTTCCACCTAAAGTCATTTCGCTCTAGAAATCATTCCGCTCTTATGTTGCGCAACGCACAACAATTGCTTTGCTCTCATGCACGTTGTGTGATAAACAACACCATGATTGAAAGCTTCGCCAATCGTCAGACCCAGCAATTGTTTGAGGGCATCGCCGTCAAGCGCATGGATGCCGGTTTGCAAAAGCAGGCACTTCGACGGTTGATCTACCTTCACGCCGCCATAAGCCTGGATGATCTGCGCGTTCCGCCGTCAAACCGGCTGGAAGCCCTGCAAGGTGATCGCAAAGGCTTCTATTCGATCCGCGTCAATGACCAATGGCGCATTGTCTTCAAATGGCAGGACGGCAAGGCCTATGAAGTCGAATTCGTGGACTATCACTGAAACAGCACAGGCCTCTGGAAAGCACAGAAAATGACGGACTATATCGACATCGACCCGCCGGGCGTCCTGCTGAAGGAAGACTTTCTGGACGATCTGGGCATCCGCCCCGGCACGCTGGCGGCGGCCATAAAGGTGGATCGCGCGGCCATCAAGGCCATTATCGAAGGCCGCCGCGCCATCACGGCAGAAATGGCGCTGCGCCTGGGCCTGTTCCTCGGCACCAGCCCGGAGTTCTGGTTGAACCTGCAAAAGGACTACGATCTGCGCAAGGCGAAGCGCGAACGGTTCGACGAGTTAAAAGCCCAGATCGAGCCGCTCAAGGTGGCGTGATAACCAGCTCCCCATATTGGGCATACTGGTCCCAAGTGCTCGGGCGCGTGGGTAGCATTTAAGCCCCCCTACACCTCCCCACTGGCGGGGAGGGTGGCATTTGGCGCACGCCAAATGACGGGTGGGGTGGTTCACGACCTGTCCAGCCGCTCCAGAGCCTTCAGTCTCACCCCGTCAGCCACCGCGTCCGGATCGGCAAACACATCGGCAGCGGCAATCCGATAGACTTCCAGACCTTGCGCTTCGACGAACCGGTCCCGCTCAGCATCGCGTTGCGGGCGATCAGCCAGACTGTGGTGCGCCCCATCGACCTCGATACAGAGGCGTGCGGCCTTGCAATAGAAGTCGAGAATGTACGGGCCTAACGGATGCTGCCGCCGAAAGACCAGACCGTCATCAAGGCGCTGTTTCAGGCGTTCCCACAACAGCCATTCGGGCATAGTCAGGGCTTTGCGGAACCGGCGCGCTCTGGCGATTTGCTTCGGATCTGTGGCTGACAAGGTGACACCCCACCACCACGCCTTTCAGGCGCGGTCCCCCTCCCCGCACGTCGTGCAGGGAGGGGTAAGATTATCAGAGCTTCATGACTTTTTAAACCGCCCACAGATAGGCGCCCCCCCCTACACCTCTCTCTGGCGGGGAGGGTGGCCAGTCGAAACAACCAAAAAGCCGCCCGGAATTCCGAACGGCTTTTTGTGTTTCTCGCAGCTAAAACCCTACCAGCTCCCCGTATTGGGCATACTGGCCCACGGTTCCTGCGGGGCTTTGGGTGCCCCCTTTTGCAGCAGTTCGATGCTGATGCCGTCCGGAGAGCGCACAAAGGCCATATTGCCATCGCGCGGCGGGCGGTTGATCACCACGCCCATATCCATCAGGTGCTGACAGGCGGCATAGATGTCATCGACCTCATAGGCCAGGTGCCCGAAATTTCGCCCGCCCGTATAGTCTTCGACATTGCCGTTTTCGTCGGGCCAGTTATAGGTCAGCTCGACATGCGGCGCAGCACGGTCGCCACCATTGACGGTCGCCGAGGCCGAATCAAGCGTCGCGGCCAGAAACACCAGCGTAAAGCGGCCCTTTTCGCTCACCGTGCGGCGCACCTCAAACAGACCCAGACCGCGACAATAGAAATCGAGCGCCGCGTCCAGATCCTTCACGCGGACCATGGTGTGCAGGTATCTCATCAGAGCACTTTCCAAAAAGTGGGACGCACTTTTTGGATGAAAAAGTGCGCTAAGCCAAAAACGAAAGCGCCGATCTGACAACCTCAGATCGGCTGGCTTTAGTGATCGCCTTCGGGGCGCGGTGCCGGGCTTTGGTACTCGTGCGCGTGGTCCTTATGCACAAACTTGCGGTCGCAATAGCCGCATTCGACCTCACCATTGGCCCCCAGTTCCAGATAAACCAGCGGGTGACCCAGCGCGCCACCGCCGCCATTGCAGGCGACCTTGTGACCATCGACATAGATGACTTCGGGAGGAGGAACGGTGCTCATAGATATAAGGCCCAGCTAACTCAGGGAGATCAGGCCAAGCCTTACTGAAAGCCGCGCCGCGCGTCAAACCCCATTCATGTCTCGCCAACGTTCCGGGGAAACATGAATGGGTCAGGGCAGATTAGGCCAGCGTCGCTTCCAGGGTGATCGGCACCGAGGCCAGCGCCTTGGAGATCGGGCAGTTGGCCTTGGCCCCGGCGGCCAGTTCCTGAAACTGCTCCGCCGACACACCCGGCACATGGGCCTTCAGTTTTAGCGTGATGGCGGTGATGGAAAAGCCCGCTTCGGAGGGCGTGACCTCAACCACGGCTTCGGTTTCCAGCAGTTCCGCCGTGAACCCAGCCTTGGCCAAGGCGAATGACAGGGCCATGGTAAAACACCCCGAATGCGCCGCTGCGATCAGTTCTTCCGGATTGGTCCCGGCCTTACCGTCTTCGTCGCCGAAACGGGTCTTAAAGCTGTAGGGCTGGGCCGTGAAGGCGCCGCTTTGGGTGGTGAGCGTGCCGGTGCCGGTCATGCCGTCGCCGCGCCACTGGGCTGTTGCCGTGCGTCTCATCGGAAGTCTCCATGGAGAGCCTCATGCCGAAACGTGTGAAGCGGTTCGGAAACACATGAGGCGTTGCAAAAATAAATCGGCCCCAACGCGGCCAATACCGGAACGATTGGTAAACCGGGATGTGTAAACGGGCAATCCTGTTGCATATCTCTTCTTACTCAACGCGATAGAAAGCCTCGTTTGCCGGTCGGGGTGTGTGCCTGTTACAGGTGAGACGAGGTTTATATCCGGGTATTGAGACATGTGCGAACTTCTGGGCATGAGCGCCAATGTGCCCACCGACATCCGCTTTTCCTTTACGGCCCTGGCCAAGCGCGGCGGAGCCACCGGTCCGCACGCCGATGGTTGGGGCATCAGCTTCTATGAGCAAAAGGGCTGTCGTAATTTTCACGACCCGAACCCGTCGGCGACGTCCGAGCTGGCGGCACTGGTGCGTGACTACCCCATAAAGTCCAAGACGGTCATCGCCCATGTGCGCAAGGCCAATCGCGGCCGCGTGGCGCTGGAAAACACCCACCCCTTCACCCGCGAACTGTGGGGCCGGGCGTGGACCTTTGCCCACAATGGGCAGCTCAAGGGCGTCAAAGCCCTGCCGCTGAGCTTTTTCCGCCCGATCGGCACAACCGACTCCGAACACGCCTTCTGCTGGATACTCGATCAACTGGTCCGCAAATATATGGATTATCCGCCGGCCCGGGTGCTGGACAAGGAGGTCAAGCGGCTGTTCGGTGAGCTGCGCAAGATGGGCGTTTTCAATGCCTTGCTGACCGATGGACGGTCGCTTTACGCCAGTTGCTCAAAGAAGCTGACCTATATTCAGCGCCGCGCGCCGTTTGGTCGCGCCACCCTGATCGACGCCGAGATGCAGGTCGATTTCGCGCAGGAAACCACACCGAACGACAAGGTCATCATCATCGCCACCCAGCCCCTCACCCACGACGAGGTGTGGACAGCGGTCGAGCCGGGATCATCGCTGATTTTCCGCGCAGGCGAGGTGGTTTAATCTCACTCTCCATTGCGAGAAAGACAAAGCCTTATGACCACAGCCATTCGGGTGCATCAAACCGGCGGACCGGAGGTTCTCAGCGTCGAACAGATCGAGGTCGGCGATCCGGGGCCCGCTGAGGCGCGGGTGCGTCACACTGCCATTGGCGTCAACTTCATCGACACCTATTTCCGTTCGGGGCTCTATAAGACCGCCCTGCCCTTTGTGCCGGGGAATGAAGGCGCGGGCATTGTCGAGGCGGTGGGCGAAGGCGTCGATGTCGTCAAACCCGGCGACCGGGTGGTCTATTCGGCGACGCCTGGCGGCTATGCGCAACAACGCCTGATCGCTGCCGACAAGCTGATCCCCATTCCCGATGGCCTTAGCGACGAAGTGGCGGCGGCGGCCTTTCTCAAAGGATTGACCGCGCAGTATCTGTTGCGCCGCACCTTTCGCGTCGGGCCGGGACATACGATCTTGATCCACGCGGCGGCCGGGGGCGTCGGGCTGATCGCCGGGCAATGGGCCAGGGCGCTGGGGGCCACGGTGATCGGCACCGCCGGTTCTGAGGCCAAGATCGAACTGGCGCGCCAGAATGGCTACGAGCACCTGATCAACTACCGCACCGAAGATTTCGTCGCGCGCGTTCTGGAGATTACGGATGGCCGCAAGGTCGACGTGGTCTATGACTCGGTGGGCAAGGATACGTTCGACGGATCGCTGGATGTGCTCAAGCCGTTGGGCCTGATGGTGTCGTTCGGACAGTCGTCGGGCGCCGTGCCGCCGGTCGATATTTCGGTGCTGAATACGAAGGGTTCGCTGTTCCTGACGCGGCCTTCGGTGTTTGGCTATAACCGCGACCGGGCAACGCTACTTGAGTCCGCTGCGGACCTGTTTGACGTCATCCTGAACGGCAAGGTCCGTGTACGGATTGATCAGCGTTTTGCGCTGACCGAGGCGCGCGCGGCCCACGAAGCGCTGGAGAGCCGCGCCACCACCGGCAGCACCTTGCTTATCCCTTAACCCACTGGATCGCGCGGCGTGAGGGCGAGCGGATTGGCCTTATGGTCTGTGTGCGGAGCCAAATCGGGAATGTCGAGATCGGCATGGCCGTGGTCGCCGGGGTCAGCGCGTTCGCCCGTGGCCAGGGCCTGAAGGAAGGCGATGCCGGCCGCAATCAGACCGGGGCTGTCCCAGAATTCGGCCTCGCTGGCGTCGAACCGCAGCAGGCGCAGGTTGGGGTCGTCCTTGCCGCCGGGGAACCACGCCTTATCGGCCGCCGACCACAGTTCGTCGATAATGGCCGGGTCGCGACTGATGCTCACCGTGCCGTTCAGGGCGACATAGTTGTGACCCTTGGGGTCGGAAAAGGTCAGCAGCGCTGCCGGATTGGCGTCGATTTCCGCCATCTTTCCCGTGTCGGCCCCGGTGAAAAACCACAGCACACCGTCAAAGGCCTTGTCTTCCGGGCGGCGGATCTGCGGCATCATGGGCCGCGCGTGCAGCAGGCCGGTCACGGCGTGCGTCGCCAGCATGGCCACCTTGGTGTCCTTGATCAGGGACCAGATGCGTTCGCGGGCCTCTTGGCCATACAGGGTCGTCATGAGTTTACCTCT
Protein-coding regions in this window:
- a CDS encoding class II glutamine amidotransferase, whose translation is MCELLGMSANVPTDIRFSFTALAKRGGATGPHADGWGISFYEQKGCRNFHDPNPSATSELAALVRDYPIKSKTVIAHVRKANRGRVALENTHPFTRELWGRAWTFAHNGQLKGVKALPLSFFRPIGTTDSEHAFCWILDQLVRKYMDYPPARVLDKEVKRLFGELRKMGVFNALLTDGRSLYASCSKKLTYIQRRAPFGRATLIDAEMQVDFAQETTPNDKVIIIATQPLTHDEVWTAVEPGSSLIFRAGEVV
- a CDS encoding BrnT family toxin, translating into MTRLRFEWDDAKALSNKRKHGISFALATRVFLDPDVLTKLDRITDY
- a CDS encoding lactoylglutathione lyase — its product is MRYLHTMVRVKDLDAALDFYCRGLGLFEVRRTVSEKGRFTLVFLAATLDSASATVNGGDRAAPHVELTYNWPDENGNVEDYTGGRNFGHLAYEVDDIYAACQHLMDMGVVINRPPRDGNMAFVRSPDGISIELLQKGAPKAPQEPWASMPNTGSW
- a CDS encoding M28 family peptidase gives rise to the protein MKRTLICLGLIASFAASGALAQVSGGIDGARISQDVKVLASDAFEGRAPGTAGEAKTIAWLSERFKALGLEPGGENGSYLQTVPLTHTRLSPPSLLNLRTAAGTQPLTHEQDIYLATARPVERLSVKDLPMVFVGYGVKAPERQRDDFKGADLKGKIAVFLINDPDFEAAADESVAGRFGGRAMTWYGRWVYKYEIAARLGAAGALIIHDTPGAGYGWSTVTAPHSEVFDVVRQPDALQAVPFQGWLNGAAAADLFGKAGLDLKALRVAARRDDFKPVAIGDARLSIEAAVKSDQVQSHNVIARLPGKSRPDESILYGAHWDAYGIGPADAQGRTLRPGANDDGLGTAAVLEVARQFVQGPRPDRSVVFALWTAEERGLLGSETYASRPTYPLETTVANITLDVLQTAGKAKDMVLIGMGQNDLEDRLATLAQTQGRTLTPDSAPERGLFYRADHFSVAKRGVPTLLIMGLGGGADLVKGGRAAGERWVADYTANCYHKTCDAWSADWDLSGAVEDIDLAYRLGRDLAHSRDWPQWKAGSEFRPVRDKSAGVRK
- a CDS encoding endonuclease domain-containing protein, producing the protein MSATDPKQIARARRFRKALTMPEWLLWERLKQRLDDGLVFRRQHPLGPYILDFYCKAARLCIEVDGAHHSLADRPQRDAERDRFVEAQGLEVYRIAAADVFADPDAVADGVRLKALERLDRS
- a CDS encoding OsmC family peroxiredoxin → MRRTATAQWRGDGMTGTGTLTTQSGAFTAQPYSFKTRFGDEDGKAGTNPEELIAAAHSGCFTMALSFALAKAGFTAELLETEAVVEVTPSEAGFSITAITLKLKAHVPGVSAEQFQELAAGAKANCPISKALASVPITLEATLA
- a CDS encoding BrnA antitoxin family protein; this encodes MKSTVSKVVRYELDIDNPPPLTDQQRAELKALSERPDSDIDYSDIPPLTDDFFKNAVRGRFYKPVKQQATVRIDADVLDWLKASGRGYQTRLNAILRKEMLADLKRR
- a CDS encoding zinc-finger domain-containing protein codes for the protein MSTVPPPEVIYVDGHKVACNGGGGALGHPLVYLELGANGEVECGYCDRKFVHKDHAHEYQSPAPRPEGDH
- a CDS encoding type II toxin-antitoxin system RelE/ParE family toxin, producing the protein MIESFANRQTQQLFEGIAVKRMDAGLQKQALRRLIYLHAAISLDDLRVPPSNRLEALQGDRKGFYSIRVNDQWRIVFKWQDGKAYEVEFVDYH
- a CDS encoding VOC family protein; this encodes MTTVKRLDHFNIQTHDMAGTIAFYADLLNLEARTAPERDPADRMWLYDSGDRAVIHLNRFGTDNTIPREVVPGNPTGAIHHIAFECDGYEETVDKLKVMGLHYATNDIARISLRQIFVADPNNVLLELNFRG
- the polA gene encoding DNA polymerase I; its protein translation is MSPKRLVLIDGSGYIFRAYHGLPPLTRKSDGLPVGAVSGFCNMLYKLIKENRGDDAPSHLAVIFDAGAHTFRNDLYDQYKAHRPPPPEDLIPQFPLIRQATKAFGIHNVELLGFEADDLICTYARLAVEQGFEVTIISSDKDLMQLVNDHVSMLDPVKGTHVGREQVIEKFGVPPELVVDAQALIGDSTDNVPGAPGIGIKTAAQLILEYGSLDALLERAHEIKQPKRREALTDFRDQILMSRELVRLRCDVPPPCPIEEFALKDPNAAELGAFLAEMEFTSLARRVGGSLATLETAQATPRDLTAPVSKPLFGTTTQVSAPRPATPEALLTPVDYSAYQCVQDIEALKAYLAQCRAAGVFAVDTETDSLSATASGLVGVSLSCAPGSGVYIPLAHQSDDGGLALSGDELKQIALGEALAELKPLLEDPTVLKVGQNIKYDLSVFARYGIRVAPYDDTLLISYVLEGGLHGHGMDELSELHLGHTPIPFKQVAGTGKSAKSFKFVDLKPATEYAAEDADITLRLWHVLKPQLAQKRLLTVYETLERAMPTVLSDMELAGVRIDPQVLRLLSQDFGVRMGEIEAEAHTVAGHPFNLNSPQQLGAIFFDEMALPGGKKTATGQWATDVKVLEEIAEKGTHDQGQRLARLLLDYRQMAKLKGTYTDALVEYADPKTHRIHTSYQLASTTTGRLSSNEPNLQNIPIRTPEGRKIRTAFVARPGHKLISADYSQIELRLLAHIGDIGQLKKAFQDGIDIHALTASEMFGVPVEGMPSEVRRRAKAINFGIIYGISAFGLGNQLGIDNQEAGRYIKTYFERFPGIKAYMDAAKDQVKATGYVETIFGRRIHIPDIHAKSAGQRAFAERAAINAPIQGTAADIIRRAMIRMPGALEAAGLTTTMLLQVHDELIFEAPEAEVEAAKAVIVKVMKHAALPALDISVPLEVEAKAADNWDEAH
- a CDS encoding HigA family addiction module antitoxin, encoding MTDYIDIDPPGVLLKEDFLDDLGIRPGTLAAAIKVDRAAIKAIIEGRRAITAEMALRLGLFLGTSPEFWLNLQKDYDLRKAKRERFDELKAQIEPLKVA